Proteins from a single region of Budorcas taxicolor isolate Tak-1 chromosome 11, Takin1.1, whole genome shotgun sequence:
- the LOC128055210 gene encoding histone H4, with the protein MSGRGKGGKGLGKGGAKRHRKVLRDNIQGITKPAIRRLARRGGVKRISGLIYEETRGVLKVFLENVIRDAVTYTEHAKRKTVTAMDVVYALKRQGRTLYGFGG; encoded by the coding sequence ATGTCTGGTCGCGGTAAAGGCGGAAAGGGGCTCGGGAAAGGTGGTGCTAAGCGCCATCGTAAAGTTCTGCGAGATAATATCCAGGGTATCACTAAGCCAGCCATTCGTCGCCTGGCACGTCGTGGCGGTGTTAAACGGATTTCTGGGCTCATCTATGAGGAGACTCGCGGGGTGCTAAAGGTGTTCCTGGAGAACGTGATCCGGGACGCGGTCACCTACACCGAGCACGCCAAGCGCAAAACTGTCACCGCCATGGACGTGGTCTACGCGCTCAAGCGCCAGGGACGCACTCTCTACGGCTTCGGCGGCTAA
- the LOC128055185 gene encoding histone H1.4-like codes for MSETVPAAPPAPSPGEKTLVKKKARKSTNAAKRKASGPSVSELITKAVAASKERSGVSLAALKKALAAAGYDVEKNNSRIKLGLKSLVSKGTLVQTKGTGASGSFKLNKKAATGETKPKAKKAGAAKPKRAAGGAKKPKKATGVATPKKTAKTTWKKAKPATGAKKVAKSPKKVKTAKPKAAKNPVKAKVHKPKVAKVKAVQPKKATPRK; via the coding sequence ATGTCTGAAACTGTACCTGCCGCGCCACCTGCTCCTTCTCCTGGGGAGAAGACACTTGTGAAGAAAAAGGCCCGCAAGTCCACCAATGCTGCGAAGCGTAAGGCGTCCGGGCCCTCGGTGTCCGAGCTCATCACCAAGGCTGTCGCCGCCTCCAAGGAGCGCAGCGGCGTGTCTCTGGCTGCGCTCAAAAAGGCACTGGCGGCCGCTGGCTACGATGTGGAAAAGAACAACAGCCGCATCAAGCTGGGTCTCAAGAGCCTCGTGAGCAAGGGCACCCTGGTGCAGACCAAGGGCACCGGGGCTTCCGGCTCTTTCAAGCTCAACAAGAAGGCAGCCACCGGGGAGACCAAGCCCAAGGCGAAGAAGGCGGGCGCGGCCAAACCCAAGAGGGCTGCTGGGGGGGCTAAGAAGCCCAAGAAAGCCACGGGTGTGGCCACCCCGAAGAAAACCGCTAAGACGACATGGAAAAAGGCGAAACCTGCTACTGGGGCGAAGAAAGTGGCCAAAAGCCCGAAAAAAGTGAAGACAGCCAAGCCCAAGGCAGCCAAGAATCCAGTTAAGGCTAAAGTTCATAAGCCCAAGGTAGCCAAGGTTAAAGCTGTCCAGCCGAAAAAGGCGACCCCCAGAAAGTAG
- the LOC128055518 gene encoding histone H3.1, translated as MARTKQTARKSTGGKAPRKQLATKAARKSAPATGGVKKPHRYRPGTVALREIRRYQKSTELLIRKLPFQRLVREIAQDFKTDLRFQSSAVMALQEACEAYLVGLFEDTNLCAIHAKRVTIMPKDIQLARRIRGERA; from the coding sequence ATGGCTCGCACTAAGCAGACCGCTCGCAAGTCCACCGGCGGTAAGGCGCCGCGCAAGCAGCTGGCCACCAAGGCGGCCCGCAAGAGCGCGCCGGCCACCGGCGGCGTGAAGAAGCCGCACCGCTACCGGCCCGGCACCGTGGCCCTGCGCGAGATCCGCCGCTACCAGAAGTCCACGGAGCTGCTGATTCGCAAGCTGCCGTTTCAGCGGCTGGTGCGCGAGATCGCTCAGGACTTCAAGACCGACCTGCGCTTCCAGAGCTCGGCGGTGATGGCGCTGCAGGAAGCGTGCGAGGCCTACCTGGTGGGGCTCTTCGAGGACACCAACCTGTGCGCCATCCACGCCAAGCGCGTCACCATCATGCCTAAGGACATCCAGCTCGCCCGCCGCATCCGCGGGGAGAGGGCGTAG
- the LOC128055193 gene encoding histone H2A type 1 has protein sequence MSGRGKQGGKARAKAKTRSSRAGLQFPVGRVHRLLRKGNYAERVGAGAPVYLAAVLEYLTAEILELAGNAARDNKKTRIIPRHLQLAIRNDEELNKLLGKVTIAQGGVLPNIQAVLLPKKTESHHKAKGK, from the coding sequence ATGTCTGGACGCGGAAAACAGGGTGGCAAGGCTCGAGCTAAGGCCAAGACCCGCTCTTCGCGGGCTGGACTTCAGTTTCCCGTGGGCCGAGTGCACCGTCTGCTTCGCAAAGGGAACTATGCCGAGCGGGTCGGGGCGGGAGCACCGGTGTATCTGGCGGCGGTGCTGGAGTACCTGACGGCCGAGATCCTGGAGTTGGCGGGTAACGCGGCCCGGGACAACAAGAAGACGCGCATCATCCCACGTCACCTGCAGCTGGCCATCCGCAACGACGAGGAGCTCAACAAGCTGCTGGGCAAAGTCACCATCGCTCAGGGCGGCGTCCTGCCCAACATCCAGGCGGTGCTGCTCCCTAAGAAGACCGAGAGTCACCATAAGGCCAAGGGCAAGTAA
- the LOC128055209 gene encoding histone H2B type 1-C/E/F/G/I, translating to MPEPAKSAPAPKKGSKKAVTKAQKKDGKKRKRSRKESYSVYVYKVLKQVHPDTGISSKAMGIMNSFVNDIFERIAGEASRLAHYNKRSTITSREIQTAVRLLLPGELAKHAVSEGTKAVTKYTSSK from the coding sequence ATGCCTGAACCAGCCAAATCTGCTCCTGCCCCTAAAAAGGGTTCTAAAAAGGCTGTGACTAAAGCCCAGAAGAAGGACGGGAAGAAGCGCAAGCGCAGCCGCAAGGAGAGCTACTCCGTGTACGTGTACAAGGTGCTGAAGCAAGTCCATCCAGACACCGGTATCTCGTCCAAGGCCATGGGCATCATGAACTCCTTCGTCAACGACATCTTTGAGCGCATCGCGGGCGAGGCGTCTCGCCTGGCACATTACAACAAGCGCTCGACCATTACATCCAGAGAGATCCAGACCGCCGTGCGCCTGCTGCTGCCCGGGGAGCTGGCCAAGCATGCGGTGTCTGAGGGCACCAAGGCTGTCACTAAGTACACCAGCTCCAAGTGA